A window of Gloeothece verrucosa PCC 7822 genomic DNA:
CAATCATACATCATAATGATAACATTGCTCCCTAAGCATTGCAATCCAATCAATTTAATTAATGTCAATTTAGATGAATTATTATACCGAAATCCTTAAAGGAAGGACAATTAAATCAGGAGGAATGGACAAATTATCAGCCTTTAAACTTTCAATATATAATTCAATAGCTTCTGTAATATTAAGGATAGCTTCTTCAAAAGAATTCCCTTGAGAATGGCAGCCTTTTAAAGCAGGACAAAAGGCATGATAACTCCCATCAGCTTCTCTTTCTAGAATAACCGTGTAATTATAAATTTGTTTACTGTTGCTGTTCATCAATGATAGAACTACAGAAATTGACCGGTTTTCAACTAATACTAATTCTAGGATAATCCCCTATCTTTTAGTCACATGTATCTTAACAATTAATGGAAATCTAAAAGCTAAGATTGATAAGGCTTTGAGCTATTTTGAGCTTGTCACAAATTGCCTTTTTGAGTCAATAAGATGAAGAAATAAAAAGATAATTAAACTACGGTAAAACAATTTTAAATTAAGTAAAACAATTTGAATAAATAATAACTGTTACCGAAAAGAAGCTTAAAAATCGGTGAAAACTCCAAAAAGCTTATAGAGTATAAAGTATCCAAAATCTCTAGCAAAATTTTGTTACTCTTCTTAAAAAAGATCATAGTAACTACTCAGTTCCTAAAAAGCGGCATAAAAGAAATATTGAATCCAATTTAAA
This region includes:
- a CDS encoding type II toxin-antitoxin system HicB family antitoxin — translated: MNSNSKQIYNYTVILEREADGSYHAFCPALKGCHSQGNSFEEAILNITEAIELYIESLKADNLSIPPDLIVLPLRISV